GGAATCAAAGCCATTGATTTTTGATATAGCTGTTTTGCTAAAGGGCAATCGGGTTTTTCAAGGGCTATATCTCCGGATTTATTGGTAGAACAAAATTCCTTAAATAAAACATCTTCGGCTGAATATATTTTGGAAACTATGCTTAATCCCTTTTCGGTAGCTTTAGGATTATCATCAAACGCTTTTTTATTGCTAAAATATTCAACTCGAATCAAATCCTGGCTCAATTCAGAATAATTAATTCCCGGATAGGGTTTAACCATAATAAATCCACCTGTGATTTTAAAAGAAGGCTTTACGTTTTCAGTAAAAATTCCTTCGGGTACATTTTGTGTATTTACAGCCATTCGCTTGGCATTGCAACCCGGATAAGAAACGATTAAATAGTATTCTCCATTGGGAGGCACCATAATTTTAAACTCACCTTCGCTGTTAGATGTGGTTTGATCAATTTCTTTTCCATTTTGATATAGCTTTATGGTGGCTCCACTAATTTCTTTTTCTTCTTCTATAGCTTTGGTATTTAATTTCCAGGTTCGTAAATATACGTTACTAGTGAGTTCAAGTTTCCAGTTTTGTGCAAGATAAACTGATGAATAAAGAAAGAGGAGTATAATATTAATTTTTTTCACGCTTAATTGGTATTTACAATTTGTTTTTCGCATTCACTTATTTTCTTTACTGCAATGGGGTCGTTCGATTTTGATTTCAAAGCGTCTTCATAAGTTTTTTTAGCTTCGGTATATCTTTTCGCTTTATAAAGATCATCACCTTTATCCATTAATTCTTTGTATAAATCTACCCCAATTTTACCGGGCATTTTGTATTTACTTTTTCCACCGCCTATTTTCCCTTGAGTAACTTTATCTACTGATCCGTTGTTGGATGGCGTGGAATTTGCAATGGCGGTTCCTGTGTTTGAAGGTTTAGTGTCTCTTTTAATACTTGCGTTTTCTTTATCGATTCTGGCTTTTTCGGCCTTTTCAAGGGAAGCTTTTTCTGCTACTGCTTTTTCTGCTACTTCTTTTTCTTTTTTAGCCTTATTGGCGTCAATACATCCTTCTGCTAATTTGATTCTTTCTTGTGGATATTTTTCGTCCGGCAATATTTTCATCGCTTTATTGTAATATTCCTTAGCTAATTCACATTTCTTTTTATTGAGGGCATCATCACCTAATTTATTGTTCAAACAAAATTTATCAATAACAGCTGTTTCGGCTTGAGAAATAGTAGACACAATATTTAATCCTTTATTGGTTACCGCATCATCTTTATCAAAATTTTGTCCGCCTGATTTGTATTCTACTTTAACCAGTGGTTCATTTAATCCTAAATAATCT
This window of the Sphingobacteriaceae bacterium genome carries:
- a CDS encoding carboxypeptidase regulatory-like domain-containing protein; this encodes MLLAIHGSAQNWSLKLTSNVELRNWILTSKAEKRERTIDGAKITLFKGDSPIASTVTDANGDFVIDIPAGGDFILTVSYEGCNTKRFYVSTNGVPEQVGKDNYKPTIMIGGFILSKPISGVDYLGLNEPLVKVEYKSGGQNFDKDDAVTNKGLNIVSTISQAETAVIDKFCLNNKLGDDALNKKKCELAKEYYNKAMKILPDEKYPQERIKLAEGCIDANKAKKEKEVAEKAVAEKASLEKAEKARIDKENASIKRDTKPSNTGTAIANSTPSNNGSVDKVTQGKIGGGKSKYKMPGKIGVDLYKELMDKGDDLYKAKRYTEAKKTYEDALKSKSNDPIAVKKISECEKQIVNTN